In the Qipengyuania pelagi genome, one interval contains:
- a CDS encoding phospholipid carrier-dependent glycosyltransferase: MKSARTASQDPIGWCALFATAFLALCCVRLTIPSIAYFDEVHYVPALREWIALDHFTNREHPPLAKQLLALSVLVFGDNPLGWRALPVLAGALALFAAMRALWFATLSRFATLGYGVLLVTGFHLFVNARIAMLDIFYLAFLALAFWQGAAAMREPETGRRRLAITGVALGLAMAAKWNALVLAPVPGLVFLGLRWAAGRRRLFLSRRGLPVPGITLVEAALWLGIVPLVVYAATYLPAYLFADGAIGSAGAPRDIIDLHRTMLTMQENVVKPHPYQSVWWQWVLNLRAIWYLYEPVDGAYRGILLIGNPLTMLLGLPALGWCLWRGVVGRRAGRRDPVALSVALLYLLTLGFWIVAAKPIQFYYHYMLPSMFLLAALALALDALWTSGKRWLALAPLAISAALFAWFYPILSAAPLEGKMAFLDYVWLKGWQ; the protein is encoded by the coding sequence ATGAAATCCGCGCGCACGGCATCGCAGGACCCGATCGGCTGGTGCGCGCTGTTTGCGACCGCGTTCCTGGCGCTGTGTTGCGTGCGCTTGACGATCCCCAGCATCGCCTATTTCGACGAGGTCCATTACGTCCCGGCGCTGCGCGAATGGATCGCGCTCGATCATTTCACCAATCGCGAACACCCCCCGCTCGCCAAGCAATTGCTGGCGCTGAGCGTGCTCGTATTCGGCGACAATCCGCTGGGCTGGCGTGCCCTGCCGGTCCTCGCGGGCGCGCTGGCGCTGTTCGCCGCGATGCGGGCACTGTGGTTCGCCACGCTGAGCCGTTTCGCGACGCTCGGTTACGGCGTGCTGCTCGTGACCGGATTCCACCTGTTCGTGAACGCGCGCATCGCGATGCTCGACATCTTCTATCTCGCCTTCCTCGCGCTCGCCTTCTGGCAGGGAGCGGCGGCGATGCGCGAGCCAGAGACCGGGCGTCGCAGATTGGCGATCACGGGGGTCGCGCTCGGCCTCGCCATGGCGGCGAAATGGAACGCGCTGGTGCTCGCTCCGGTGCCCGGCCTCGTCTTCCTCGGATTGCGCTGGGCGGCGGGGCGGCGGCGCCTGTTCCTCAGCCGCAGGGGATTGCCGGTTCCGGGCATCACCCTGGTCGAGGCCGCCCTGTGGCTCGGGATCGTGCCGCTCGTGGTCTATGCCGCGACCTACCTGCCCGCCTATCTCTTCGCCGATGGCGCGATCGGCAGCGCGGGCGCGCCGCGCGACATCATCGATCTTCACCGAACCATGCTGACGATGCAGGAAAATGTGGTGAAGCCCCACCCCTATCAATCGGTGTGGTGGCAGTGGGTGCTGAACCTGCGCGCGATCTGGTATCTCTACGAGCCGGTCGACGGGGCCTATCGCGGCATCCTGCTGATCGGGAACCCCTTGACCATGCTCCTGGGCCTGCCCGCGCTCGGCTGGTGCCTGTGGCGCGGCGTGGTGGGGCGGAGAGCAGGAAGGCGCGATCCGGTCGCGCTGTCGGTCGCGCTGCTTTATCTTCTGACGCTCGGCTTCTGGATCGTGGCGGCAAAGCCCATCCAGTTCTATTATCACTACATGCTGCCGAGCATGTTTCTGCTCGCCGCGCTCGCCTTGGCGCTCGACGCGTTATGGACAAGCGGGAAGCGCTGGCTGGCGCTGGCGCCGCTCGCGATCAGCGCGGCCCTGTTCGCTTGGTTCTACCCGATCCTGTCCGCCGCCCCGCTCGAGGGGAAGATGGCGTTTCTCGACTATGTCTGGCTGAAGGGCTGGCAGTAA
- a CDS encoding trans-sulfuration enzyme family protein, whose product MKKTTGTDRAITQTWRPATQAVRGGTWRSEHGETSEALFLTSGYTYDDAQTVADRFAGEAEGMTYSRLQNPTVAMLEERIALLEGAEACRAQASGMAAMSTALLCQLSAGDHVVGARAAFGSCRWLLDSLLPRFGIETSVVDSADNDAWEQAIRPNTKVFFFETPANPTLDVVDMDFVCGLAKSRGIVTVVDNAFATSALQKPMDFGADVVAYSATKLMDGQGRVLAGAVCGSQEWIDEVLLPFQRNTGPNISPFNAWVVLKGLETLSLRAERQSANAVALGEAIAGRRLEMRHPGLTSHPRHELAKRQMTATGPVFAFDVGSRETAFAVLDALELIDLSNNIGDSRSLMCHPASTTHAGMTAEARAEMGVSEGLLRINVGLEDVADLIEDLDRALDKAGL is encoded by the coding sequence ATGAAGAAGACCACCGGAACCGACCGCGCGATCACCCAGACATGGCGCCCCGCCACCCAGGCGGTGCGTGGCGGCACCTGGCGATCGGAGCATGGCGAGACCAGCGAGGCGCTGTTCCTCACCTCGGGCTACACCTATGACGATGCCCAGACCGTAGCCGATCGCTTCGCGGGCGAAGCGGAGGGGATGACCTATTCGCGCCTCCAGAACCCGACCGTGGCGATGCTGGAAGAGCGCATCGCTCTGCTCGAAGGGGCCGAGGCCTGCCGCGCGCAGGCCAGCGGCATGGCGGCGATGTCGACCGCGCTGCTCTGCCAGCTATCGGCCGGCGACCACGTGGTCGGCGCGCGAGCCGCGTTCGGATCGTGCCGCTGGTTGCTCGACAGCCTGCTACCGCGCTTCGGGATCGAAACGAGCGTGGTGGACAGCGCCGACAATGATGCCTGGGAACAGGCGATCCGCCCCAACACCAAGGTGTTCTTCTTCGAAACGCCGGCCAATCCGACGCTCGACGTCGTCGATATGGATTTCGTGTGCGGACTGGCGAAGAGCCGCGGCATCGTCACGGTGGTCGACAACGCCTTCGCGACGAGCGCGTTGCAAAAACCGATGGATTTCGGGGCGGATGTGGTCGCCTATTCCGCGACCAAGCTGATGGACGGGCAGGGGCGCGTGCTGGCGGGCGCGGTGTGCGGATCGCAGGAATGGATCGACGAGGTTCTGTTGCCGTTCCAGCGCAACACCGGGCCCAATATCTCGCCCTTCAACGCCTGGGTGGTCTTGAAAGGTCTCGAAACGCTGAGCCTTCGCGCCGAGAGGCAGAGCGCAAACGCGGTCGCGCTGGGCGAGGCGATCGCGGGGCGGCGACTGGAGATGCGCCATCCGGGGCTGACCAGCCATCCGCGGCACGAGCTCGCAAAGCGGCAGATGACAGCGACCGGACCGGTCTTCGCCTTCGATGTCGGCAGCCGCGAAACCGCCTTCGCCGTGCTCGATGCGCTGGAGCTGATCGACCTGTCCAACAATATCGGCGATTCGCGCAGCCTGATGTGCCACCCAGCCAGCACCACCCATGCCGGGATGACCGCCGAAGCGCGCGCCGAGATGGGCGTGAGCGAGGGATTGCTGCGCATCAATGTCGGATTGGAAGACGTCGCCGACCTGATCGAGGATCTCGACCGCGCGCTCGATAAAGCGGGTCTCTAG